One window of Pseudomonas urmiensis genomic DNA carries:
- a CDS encoding VOC family protein has translation MMRSTLDHLVIVSPTLPLGAQFVERQLAVQLQPGGKHMRMSTHNLLLRLGESFYLEVIAPDSEAPLPTRPRWFGLDELSAQSSPYLAHWVARTERLDSADESLRQVFGEIEPMSRGGLSWKISIQPDGHLPLQGAVPSLIDWGESEHPAKRLDDKGCQLQRLEIAHPEPCVVERELQSIGFTGPVSVLRSERYALKAYILTPHGLRIL, from the coding sequence ATGATGCGTTCCACCTTGGATCATCTGGTCATTGTGTCACCGACCCTGCCGTTGGGGGCCCAATTCGTCGAGCGTCAACTCGCAGTGCAGTTGCAGCCAGGTGGTAAGCACATGCGCATGAGCACTCACAATCTGCTCCTACGATTAGGAGAGTCGTTTTATCTTGAAGTCATTGCTCCTGACAGTGAGGCTCCTTTGCCTACGCGACCTAGGTGGTTCGGTCTGGATGAGCTAAGTGCGCAATCTTCGCCCTATTTAGCCCACTGGGTGGCGCGTACGGAGCGTCTGGATAGCGCAGACGAGAGCCTCAGGCAGGTTTTTGGAGAGATCGAACCGATGAGCAGGGGAGGTCTGTCGTGGAAAATTTCGATTCAGCCTGACGGGCATCTGCCTCTGCAAGGGGCTGTCCCTAGCCTGATCGATTGGGGCGAGTCGGAGCATCCCGCCAAGAGACTCGATGACAAAGGCTGTCAACTGCAACGTCTGGAAATTGCTCATCCCGAGCCCTGCGTAGTGGAACGCGAGCTGCAATCTATCGGCTTTACCGGGCCGGTCAGTGTATTACGCAGTGAGCGATACGCATTGAAGGCCTACATCCTTACACCGCATGGCCTCAGGATTCTGTAG
- a CDS encoding MerR family transcriptional regulator, whose translation MNIGELERRSGIGRHALRYYEKLGLIVAQRQANNYRSYSDQTVVDLGFIQNAQSMGFSLSAIGEILAAKRGNTIDCAQGAALVASKMAEIQVKISNLQATYGFLDAERVKLEASAIAQGLTISYPPLTGHASKP comes from the coding sequence GTGAACATTGGAGAGTTGGAGCGCCGAAGTGGGATTGGCCGCCATGCATTGCGCTATTACGAGAAACTCGGGCTTATCGTGGCCCAGCGGCAGGCCAACAACTACCGCAGCTACAGCGATCAGACCGTTGTCGACCTGGGGTTTATTCAAAATGCCCAAAGCATGGGTTTTTCCCTTTCGGCAATCGGGGAAATCCTCGCGGCCAAACGGGGTAATACCATCGATTGCGCACAAGGCGCTGCCTTGGTCGCTAGCAAGATGGCTGAAATTCAAGTGAAGATCAGCAATCTGCAAGCCACGTATGGTTTTCTCGATGCAGAGCGTGTGAAGCTTGAAGCCAGTGCCATTGCCCAGGGACTGACTATTTCTTACCCTCCCCTCACTGGGCATGCATCGAAGCCGTAG
- a CDS encoding SDR family oxidoreductase, producing MSVECFVTGGTGFVGQHLLARLTATGHKTWVLMRSPENIGRLRQQVEQLGGNPRYIHAVEGDMSREALGLSEADKQRVSSAAVAFHLAAQFTWGLSMEHARAVNVQGALRVARLAANQRIRLLMVGGYMLQNLTHLASIGVDHERPENTNWPAVYDRVGGYEGSKLESHFSVMRYMQEAGADYTIVHPATVCGHSESGHILEGQPLAELIRNLAQGRFKAVPGSPEHWLPVVSVDYLVAMITCVAFDPLMANQQVLALYERTPNLQEMLGQLANMLGVKAPRRHVAIGLLRWLLSIPGLAARFAISAESLNFIQTQRFDMRHSKQLEQRYQLTHPDMTRTLENTVRFVKGYLIN from the coding sequence ATGAGTGTGGAATGCTTCGTAACCGGCGGCACTGGGTTTGTGGGTCAACATCTGCTGGCCCGTCTCACTGCGACAGGGCACAAGACCTGGGTACTTATGCGCAGCCCTGAAAACATTGGGCGGCTCAGACAACAAGTGGAGCAACTGGGCGGTAACCCTAGATATATTCATGCCGTTGAGGGCGACATGAGCAGGGAGGCGCTTGGGCTCAGCGAGGCAGACAAGCAGCGCGTGTCTTCGGCCGCAGTTGCCTTCCACCTCGCGGCGCAATTTACCTGGGGGCTAAGCATGGAGCACGCCCGCGCAGTCAATGTGCAGGGGGCGCTGAGGGTCGCCAGGCTTGCGGCAAACCAGCGCATCCGATTACTGATGGTGGGCGGCTACATGCTGCAAAACCTTACCCACCTTGCCAGTATCGGGGTTGATCATGAGCGCCCTGAAAACACAAACTGGCCCGCAGTCTACGACCGTGTGGGTGGCTACGAAGGCAGCAAGCTTGAGTCCCATTTCTCAGTTATGCGCTACATGCAGGAAGCGGGCGCCGATTACACCATCGTTCATCCTGCTACGGTGTGTGGCCACAGTGAGAGTGGGCACATTCTGGAAGGACAACCCCTGGCCGAACTCATTCGAAATCTGGCACAAGGCAGGTTCAAAGCTGTCCCCGGTTCCCCCGAGCACTGGTTGCCAGTGGTCAGTGTCGACTATCTGGTGGCGATGATAACCTGCGTGGCGTTCGACCCCTTGATGGCCAACCAGCAGGTGCTGGCACTCTATGAGCGCACACCAAATCTGCAGGAAATGCTTGGCCAGCTGGCAAACATGCTGGGGGTCAAGGCCCCCCGACGCCATGTAGCGATAGGTCTGCTTAGGTGGCTTTTGTCGATTCCTGGACTGGCGGCCCGATTCGCGATCAGCGCCGAGTCATTGAATTTCATTCAGACGCAGCGCTTCGATATGCGCCATAGCAAGCAACTGGAACAAAGGTATCAGCTAACGCATCCGGACATGACACGCACCTTGGAAAACACAGTGCGATTCGTTAAGGGTTACTTAATCAACTGA
- a CDS encoding DUF4440 domain-containing protein: MAKLKSIIHSLEERLLERQTRLDPNALNSLLAADFVEFGANGMAWNRAQIIDGLQSQAFVRRQISAFEIRVLADEVVLATYTCTIHGPDSSSESLRSSIWRRQGQQWQMAFHQGTAKAG; this comes from the coding sequence ATGGCAAAGCTGAAATCCATTATTCACTCATTGGAGGAGCGTCTGCTAGAACGCCAGACTCGCCTTGACCCCAATGCACTAAATAGCCTGCTGGCTGCGGACTTTGTCGAGTTTGGTGCCAATGGTATGGCGTGGAACCGAGCCCAAATCATCGACGGGTTACAGTCTCAGGCTTTCGTTCGCCGCCAGATCAGCGCTTTTGAGATACGCGTGCTGGCCGATGAGGTCGTGCTTGCCACCTATACCTGCACGATCCATGGGCCGGATAGCAGCAGTGAGTCGCTGAGAAGCTCAATCTGGCGACGGCAGGGCCAGCAGTGGCAGATGGCATTTCACCAAGGGACAGCGAAGGCTGGATAA
- a CDS encoding GNAT family N-acetyltransferase: protein MARAITVLNATSRSDHMDRASRLPELLIRKPNSKEAAAIATLHIRSWQSAYNGLLSARYLSGLDTTVERRVAFLTQAIEAGSPSIRVAELTGRVVGWISFGHSRDEDAAAGTAELMAIYLDPAFWMRGIGSALWTDAQQVMQDDGYGQVSAWVLDGNERARCFYLKHGFTAQAASQRVIEENSEPLALTRYGLVLR from the coding sequence ATGGCCCGTGCAATTACCGTGCTGAATGCCACTTCAAGGTCTGATCACATGGATCGCGCCAGCCGACTACCCGAACTCCTCATTCGCAAGCCCAACAGCAAAGAGGCTGCTGCCATCGCCACACTTCATATTCGCAGCTGGCAAAGCGCCTACAACGGGCTGTTATCGGCACGCTACCTGAGCGGCCTGGACACGACTGTCGAACGCCGTGTGGCCTTCCTGACTCAGGCAATCGAAGCGGGCAGTCCTTCCATTCGTGTGGCCGAACTAACTGGGCGGGTGGTTGGCTGGATTTCCTTCGGCCATAGTCGTGACGAGGACGCCGCAGCGGGCACCGCCGAACTGATGGCGATCTACCTGGACCCAGCGTTCTGGATGCGTGGAATTGGCAGCGCGTTGTGGACAGACGCGCAGCAGGTTATGCAGGACGATGGATATGGGCAGGTCAGCGCATGGGTGCTCGATGGCAATGAACGCGCCAGGTGTTTTTACCTCAAGCACGGTTTCACTGCACAGGCTGCGAGCCAGCGGGTCATTGAAGAGAACAGTGAGCCGCTTGCGCTCACCCGCTATGGTTTGGTGCTCAGGTGA
- a CDS encoding aminotransferase class V-fold PLP-dependent enzyme, translating into MSKIYPDIDPEGLVEYSVVYTDRSLNHMSQSFQGVMKNISSTLKQVYNAKAVAVVPGSGTFGMEAVARQFANGQQCLVIRNGWFSYRWSQILEMGNIPAATAVLKARPVDTERQAAYAPPPLDEVLAAIEAHKPQIVFAPHVETSSGIILPDEYLRAVGDAVHAQGGLFVLDCIASGALWVDMHKCAVDLLISAPQKGWSASPCCALVMLSALALKRIGQTQSSSFACDLKKWLQIMQAYEQGGHAYHATMPSDSLARFNEVMKEMQTYGFDKVRDEQQALGDRVRAMMAGKGIKSVAAVGFQAPGVVVSYTDDADIKSGKKFADHSLQIAAGVPLQCDEPADFQTFRIGLFGLEKLHNIDRTVDILEQALDEVMVN; encoded by the coding sequence ATGTCAAAGATATATCCCGATATCGATCCTGAGGGACTGGTCGAGTACTCGGTGGTTTACACCGACCGCTCGCTCAACCACATGTCGCAGTCGTTTCAAGGTGTGATGAAGAACATTTCCAGCACCCTGAAGCAGGTCTACAACGCTAAGGCGGTTGCGGTAGTCCCCGGCAGTGGCACATTCGGCATGGAAGCGGTGGCGCGCCAGTTCGCCAACGGCCAGCAATGTTTGGTGATACGCAACGGCTGGTTCAGTTACCGCTGGAGCCAGATCCTTGAGATGGGCAACATCCCGGCGGCCACTGCGGTGCTAAAAGCCCGACCGGTCGACACCGAGCGCCAGGCTGCCTACGCTCCGCCCCCTCTGGACGAAGTGCTGGCAGCCATTGAGGCGCACAAGCCGCAGATTGTCTTCGCCCCCCACGTTGAAACGTCATCAGGGATCATCCTGCCCGATGAGTACCTGCGGGCGGTAGGCGACGCGGTGCATGCGCAGGGTGGCCTGTTCGTGCTGGACTGCATCGCCTCAGGCGCGCTTTGGGTTGATATGCACAAATGCGCGGTCGACCTGCTGATCAGCGCACCGCAGAAGGGCTGGAGCGCCTCTCCTTGCTGCGCCCTGGTGATGCTCAGCGCTTTGGCCCTCAAGCGCATCGGGCAGACGCAAAGCAGCAGCTTCGCCTGCGACCTGAAAAAGTGGCTTCAGATCATGCAGGCTTATGAACAGGGTGGACATGCTTACCATGCGACCATGCCCAGCGATTCTCTCGCGCGATTTAACGAAGTGATGAAGGAGATGCAAACCTACGGTTTCGACAAGGTCCGCGACGAACAGCAGGCCCTGGGTGATCGGGTGCGCGCAATGATGGCCGGCAAAGGTATCAAGAGCGTGGCAGCAGTCGGCTTTCAGGCCCCTGGCGTAGTGGTGAGCTACACCGATGATGCCGATATCAAGAGCGGTAAGAAGTTTGCCGACCACAGCCTGCAGATCGCCGCCGGTGTGCCGTTGCAATGTGACGAGCCGGCCGACTTCCAGACCTTCCGCATCGGTCTGTTCGGGCTCGAAAAGCTGCACAACATCGATCGCACAGTCGACATCCTTGAGCAAGCACTGGACGAGGTGATGGTTAACTAG
- a CDS encoding YdeI/OmpD-associated family protein: protein MTTNAVKSRFEAKLLRPAKPGDDPSWAFAVLPRDASERFPRRGRTTAEGTINGHPFRATLEPDGQLSHWLKVGRELLDAAGVAVGDIVTLELTPVKKEPEPDIPADFEQALAAWPEARKGWNNTTTIARVDWIHWITSAKQLKTREKRMGDACDMLATGKKQVCCFDQSGYYSKAFRAPEADN, encoded by the coding sequence ATGACGACGAACGCTGTGAAGTCCCGATTCGAAGCAAAGCTTCTTCGTCCGGCAAAGCCCGGTGATGATCCGTCGTGGGCTTTTGCAGTCCTTCCAAGAGACGCGAGTGAACGGTTCCCGAGGCGTGGAAGGACGACAGCCGAAGGCACAATCAATGGGCACCCTTTCCGCGCAACCCTTGAGCCCGATGGTCAGCTGAGCCATTGGCTGAAGGTAGGTCGAGAGTTACTCGACGCCGCAGGTGTGGCCGTTGGAGATATCGTTACCCTCGAGTTAACCCCTGTGAAGAAGGAACCCGAGCCTGATATTCCGGCAGATTTTGAGCAAGCACTGGCAGCCTGGCCTGAGGCTCGCAAAGGTTGGAACAACACAACGACCATCGCGCGCGTAGACTGGATCCACTGGATTACTTCAGCGAAGCAACTCAAGACACGCGAAAAGCGAATGGGTGATGCCTGCGATATGCTTGCAACCGGCAAGAAGCAGGTTTGCTGTTTCGACCAGTCCGGCTATTACAGTAAAGCCTTCCGGGCGCCGGAGGCAGACAATTAA
- a CDS encoding LysR family transcriptional regulator: MNRNDLRRVDLNLLIVFETLMHERSVTRAAEKLFLGQPAISAALSRLRNLFDDPLFVRTGRSMEPSARAHEIFALLSPALDSISTAVSRAAEFDPATSTSVFRIGLSDDAEFALLPQLLKRIRAEAPGIVLVVRRVNYLLMPTLLASGEISVGVSYTSDLPANAKRKVLRRSKPKLLRADSMPGSITLDDFCARPHALVSFAGDLSGFIDEALDEIGRKRHVVLAVPQFNGLGSLLAGTDIVATVPDYTAAALTAGGGLRAEDLPIEVRSFELHMAWRGAQDNDPAERWLRSRIQMFFGDPDSL; encoded by the coding sequence ATGAACCGTAACGACCTGCGTCGCGTAGACCTCAACCTGCTGATCGTGTTCGAAACCCTGATGCACGAGCGCAGCGTGACCCGCGCCGCCGAGAAGCTGTTTCTCGGCCAGCCGGCGATCAGCGCCGCCTTGTCGCGCCTGCGCAACCTGTTCGACGACCCGCTGTTCGTGCGGACTGGGCGCAGCATGGAGCCCTCGGCCCGCGCCCATGAAATCTTCGCCCTGCTGTCGCCCGCGCTGGACTCGATCTCCACCGCCGTCAGCCGCGCCGCCGAGTTCGATCCCGCCACCAGCACCTCGGTGTTTCGCATCGGCCTGTCGGATGACGCCGAATTCGCCCTGCTGCCGCAGTTGCTCAAACGCATCCGCGCCGAAGCGCCCGGCATCGTCCTGGTGGTGCGCCGGGTCAACTACCTGCTGATGCCCACCCTGCTCGCCTCGGGCGAGATCTCGGTGGGCGTCAGCTACACCAGCGACCTGCCTGCCAATGCCAAGCGCAAGGTGCTGCGCCGCAGCAAGCCCAAACTGCTGCGCGCCGACAGCATGCCCGGCAGCATCACCCTGGACGACTTCTGCGCCCGGCCGCATGCGCTGGTGTCGTTTGCTGGCGATTTGTCCGGTTTTATCGACGAAGCGCTGGACGAGATCGGCCGCAAGCGCCATGTCGTGCTGGCGGTGCCCCAGTTCAACGGCTTGGGCAGCCTGCTGGCGGGAACCGATATCGTCGCCACGGTGCCAGACTACACCGCCGCAGCCCTCACCGCTGGCGGCGGTTTGCGGGCGGAGGATCTGCCGATTGAAGTGCGCAGTTTCGAGCTGCATATGGCCTGGCGCGGGGCGCAGGATAATGATCCGGCGGAGCGTTGGTTGCGTTCGAGGATTCAGATGTTCTTCGGCGACCCGGACAGTCTCTGA
- a CDS encoding zinc-dependent alcohol dehydrogenase family protein — MSRMIRFHTFGAADVLRCEEQGEPSPAAGELQIRVEAIGVSWYDVLWRQNLAPSKARLPAGIGHEMAGVVTAVGEGVDDIAVGDRVASFPATSANDHPVYGDVIVLPRTAITRYPDNLTPIEASVHYTPLLIAYFAYVDLARAKAGQTALVTDASHCAGPAFVQLGKALGLKVFAATKEPEQRDYLLSLGADKVIVTEEQDLLMQIGKYTDGRGVDMVLDGLGGPQMSLLGDVLAPRGSLVLYGLQGGNQTPFPACAAFQKNIQFYVHCIGNFTGKPELGISQDQVALQRALRDINQFTADKLLTPQIIKVYPFEQVVEAHRYMDECPCGGRVVLDMGQA, encoded by the coding sequence ATGTCCCGCATGATCCGATTCCATACGTTCGGCGCGGCCGATGTGCTCCGTTGCGAGGAGCAGGGCGAGCCGTCGCCCGCCGCCGGCGAGCTGCAGATCCGCGTCGAGGCGATCGGCGTCAGCTGGTACGACGTGCTCTGGCGACAGAACCTGGCACCGTCCAAGGCGCGCCTGCCGGCAGGCATCGGCCATGAAATGGCCGGTGTGGTGACGGCAGTCGGCGAAGGCGTCGACGATATTGCTGTCGGCGACCGGGTGGCCAGCTTCCCGGCCACCAGCGCCAATGATCACCCGGTCTATGGCGATGTCATCGTCTTGCCGCGCACGGCCATAACCCGTTACCCCGATAACCTGACGCCGATCGAGGCCAGCGTTCACTACACGCCGCTGCTGATCGCCTATTTCGCCTATGTCGACCTGGCCCGGGCCAAGGCCGGGCAGACTGCATTGGTGACCGATGCCAGCCACTGCGCAGGGCCGGCCTTCGTACAGCTGGGCAAGGCCTTGGGGCTGAAGGTATTTGCCGCCACCAAAGAGCCGGAGCAGCGTGATTACCTGCTGAGCCTGGGCGCTGACAAGGTCATCGTCACCGAAGAGCAGGACCTGCTCATGCAGATCGGTAAATACACCGATGGGCGTGGCGTCGATATGGTCCTGGACGGCCTCGGTGGCCCGCAGATGTCGCTGCTTGGCGATGTTCTGGCACCACGTGGCAGCCTGGTGCTGTATGGGCTGCAGGGCGGCAACCAGACGCCATTTCCGGCGTGCGCTGCGTTCCAGAAGAATATTCAGTTCTACGTGCACTGCATCGGCAATTTCACCGGTAAGCCTGAGCTGGGCATCAGCCAGGACCAGGTGGCGCTGCAACGGGCGCTGCGCGATATCAACCAGTTCACCGCCGACAAGCTGCTGACGCCGCAGATCATCAAGGTCTACCCGTTCGAGCAGGTGGTCGAGGCGCACCGTTACATGGACGAATGCCCATGCGGTGGTCGTGTGGTGCTGGACATGGGGCAAGCCTGA